A genomic stretch from Edaphobacter aggregans includes:
- a CDS encoding glycoside hydrolase family 31 protein, with protein sequence MPRILQELTFRPEINQIDFSYGCVPVYGLGPGSHPLDRRGSKDMMHNGAGDNLRVFGARNPIPWLMGKNWGLYFHEPVGIFDLTGDIGVFHPSDVARGQDLFLVIADTPTELLRQYAEITGYPHLPAKWTLGYQQSHRTLDSREQIIEEAKTFRQKRLPCDTMIYLGTGFCPSGWNTGHGSFVFNESMFPDPEKVVSELHDLLFNVVLHLVNPPENLHGEVSDKRAAVAVPGDAANYWAQHVPLVQMGIDGWWPDEGDVLPVASRLVRNRMYWEGGRRSRPDRRPFALHRNCYAGIQRWGWLWSGDTFSTWKTLETQIMMGINAGLNGVPYWETDIGGFVPTKEFTAELFVRWVQFGAFCPSFRCHGRTWQLRRPWGWNTGSYGPSEMGANATSVLPTEAELHNTAVEPICRKFLETRYRLLPYLYAAAWETYTTDIPLIRSIGLEFPEDEKAWATVDAYLFGPSLLVAPVFEKEATERQVYLPAGRW encoded by the coding sequence ATGCCCCGCATCCTTCAGGAACTGACGTTTCGCCCGGAGATCAATCAGATCGACTTCAGCTATGGCTGTGTGCCCGTCTATGGACTTGGACCGGGATCGCACCCACTAGATCGCCGAGGCAGTAAAGACATGATGCACAATGGTGCGGGAGATAACCTGCGCGTCTTTGGTGCGCGGAATCCCATCCCGTGGCTGATGGGTAAGAATTGGGGACTGTACTTTCATGAGCCAGTCGGCATCTTCGACCTGACCGGAGATATCGGCGTCTTCCATCCGAGTGACGTGGCGCGCGGGCAGGATCTCTTTCTTGTCATAGCCGACACACCGACTGAGTTGCTGCGTCAATATGCGGAAATTACAGGGTATCCGCATCTGCCCGCTAAGTGGACATTGGGCTATCAGCAATCGCATCGAACCCTCGATAGTAGAGAGCAGATCATAGAGGAGGCAAAGACATTCCGTCAGAAGCGGCTGCCGTGCGACACGATGATTTACCTCGGCACGGGCTTTTGTCCCTCGGGGTGGAACACGGGGCATGGATCATTCGTTTTCAACGAAAGCATGTTTCCCGATCCCGAAAAGGTAGTCAGTGAGCTTCATGATTTGCTCTTCAATGTTGTTCTCCACTTGGTCAACCCTCCAGAGAACCTGCATGGTGAAGTTTCCGATAAAAGAGCTGCCGTTGCCGTACCCGGAGACGCGGCAAATTACTGGGCGCAGCATGTTCCACTGGTGCAGATGGGCATTGATGGATGGTGGCCCGACGAAGGCGACGTGCTGCCTGTTGCATCGCGCCTGGTGCGCAATCGCATGTATTGGGAAGGAGGGCGCCGATCGAGGCCGGACCGCCGACCCTTTGCCTTGCATCGCAACTGCTATGCGGGCATCCAGCGCTGGGGGTGGCTGTGGTCGGGCGATACCTTTTCGACATGGAAGACGCTCGAAACACAGATCATGATGGGCATCAACGCAGGGCTCAACGGAGTTCCGTATTGGGAAACGGACATCGGCGGTTTTGTACCGACAAAGGAATTCACTGCCGAACTCTTTGTGCGCTGGGTTCAATTCGGAGCGTTCTGTCCGTCGTTTCGTTGCCACGGCAGAACATGGCAACTGCGAAGACCATGGGGATGGAACACCGGAAGCTATGGCCCCTCGGAGATGGGTGCAAACGCGACTTCGGTTCTCCCAACCGAGGCCGAATTGCACAACACCGCCGTAGAGCCAATCTGCCGCAAGTTCCTTGAGACACGTTACAGGCTCCTTCCCTATCTCTATGCCGCGGCGTGGGAAACCTACACGACGGATATTCCACTGATTCGTAGTATTGGCCTCGAATTCCCGGAAGATGAAAAAGCGTGGGCGACCGTCGATGCGTATCTCTTCGGGCCCAGTCTGCTAGTCGCGCCCGTCTTTGAGAAGGAAGCCACGGAGCGCCAGGTATACCTCCCTGCAGGTAGATGGTGA
- a CDS encoding SDR family NAD(P)-dependent oxidoreductase, translating to MTTSTFGATSTTEDVLSGVNLKGKRILVTGVSAGLGVETARSLVAHGAYVMGAARDLIKAEGATEQVRKDAAANDGGFELIELDLGDLKSVRAAADKLITKGELFDVVIANAGLMATPFGHTVDGFETQFGTNHLGHFVFVNRIAPLIRDGGRLVNLSSAGHRYSNVDLDDPNFEKTPYEPFVAYGRSKTANILFAVAFDKRHRGRGVRATAVHPGGIQTELGRYSEPGRIEKLLADINRQLAEQGKGPFQWKTVPQGAATSVWAGVVASGDEVGAQYCENCHVGIVVADDVPVTVISEGVRAYALDPANAEALWKKSEEMVGESF from the coding sequence ATGACGACGAGTACATTTGGTGCGACTTCGACAACGGAAGATGTTCTGTCGGGTGTGAATCTGAAGGGCAAGCGGATTCTTGTGACTGGCGTTTCGGCCGGACTTGGTGTGGAAACGGCACGGTCCTTGGTGGCGCATGGCGCGTATGTTATGGGCGCGGCGCGCGATCTCATCAAGGCCGAAGGTGCGACTGAGCAGGTGCGCAAAGATGCTGCTGCGAATGACGGAGGGTTCGAGCTAATCGAGCTTGATCTCGGGGATTTGAAGAGTGTTCGTGCTGCTGCGGACAAGCTGATTACGAAGGGCGAGCTGTTTGATGTAGTGATTGCGAATGCGGGTTTGATGGCGACTCCGTTTGGGCACACGGTGGATGGTTTTGAGACGCAGTTTGGCACAAACCATCTGGGGCACTTTGTGTTTGTGAATCGGATTGCTCCGTTAATTCGGGATGGCGGGAGGCTGGTGAATCTCTCTTCCGCTGGACATCGCTACTCGAATGTGGACCTGGATGATCCGAACTTCGAGAAGACTCCTTATGAGCCGTTTGTTGCTTATGGTCGATCGAAGACGGCAAACATCTTGTTTGCGGTTGCGTTCGACAAGCGGCATCGCGGACGCGGAGTGCGAGCTACGGCGGTGCATCCGGGAGGGATTCAGACGGAGTTGGGACGTTATTCCGAGCCCGGCCGAATCGAGAAGCTGCTCGCAGATATCAACAGGCAGCTTGCAGAACAGGGCAAAGGGCCTTTCCAGTGGAAGACGGTTCCGCAGGGTGCGGCGACTTCAGTGTGGGCCGGTGTGGTTGCCAGCGGCGACGAGGTTGGTGCCCAGTACTGTGAGAACTGCCACGTTGGCATTGTCGTCGCCGACGATGTGCCGGTCACTGTGATCAGTGAAGGTGTGCGCGCGTATGCGTTGGATCCCGCGAATGCCGAGGCACTTTGGAAGAAGAGCGAGGAAATGGTTGGGGAGAGTTTTTAG
- a CDS encoding TetR/AcrR family transcriptional regulator, translated as MPVKRTKLVLRKPRVDAQRNRDRILEVAKKAFTRHGADVSLDDIAKAARVGSGTLYRNFPNRQALLEAVYATGVEELVQAERRFAQTLTPIEALRSWLLLFVDYIATKQIIAPALKNLAGRPTKVYESSGAKITHTITALVERAISRGDIRHDLDAIDLLRAIFGVSNLSPNSDWPQSARRLVDILILGSRPTQ; from the coding sequence ATGCCCGTAAAGCGAACAAAACTCGTCCTCCGCAAGCCCCGCGTCGACGCGCAGCGCAATCGCGACCGCATCCTCGAGGTTGCCAAAAAGGCTTTCACCCGTCACGGAGCCGACGTCTCCCTAGACGACATCGCCAAGGCCGCCCGCGTTGGTTCTGGAACCCTTTACCGCAACTTCCCCAACCGCCAAGCCCTGCTCGAGGCCGTCTACGCCACGGGTGTCGAGGAACTGGTCCAGGCCGAGCGCAGGTTCGCCCAGACCCTCACCCCCATCGAGGCACTCCGCTCCTGGCTGCTCCTCTTCGTCGATTACATCGCGACCAAGCAGATCATTGCCCCCGCACTCAAAAACCTCGCCGGCCGGCCTACCAAAGTCTACGAATCCTCAGGCGCGAAGATCACCCACACCATCACCGCACTCGTCGAGCGCGCCATCAGTAGGGGCGATATCCGTCACGACCTCGACGCAATCGACCTACTACGCGCCATCTTCGGAGTCTCAAACCTCTCCCCCAACTCCGATTGGCCGCAAAGTGCCCGGCGCCTTGTCGACATCCTCATCCTCGGCTCACGCCCCACACAATAG
- a CDS encoding dihydrodipicolinate synthase family protein has protein sequence MNWSGVMPAMTTAFNADMKVDLDFLAQHAAWLLGNGCTGLVMLGSLGEGATLEFDEKVGILKTAVRVAGKAPVIAAVSALSTDTAVRLAKEAEQMGCSGLMVLPPYVYPSDWREMKHHISAVIGATKLDCMLYNNPIAYTTDFLPKEIAELAEEHSNLEAVKESSADVRRISAIREMLGDRLRIFIGVDDMLVEGVRAGAVGWVAGLVNAFPYESVKLFDLAKAGKDDEAFELCQWFLPLLRMDTVLKFVQLIKWVQEEMGRGFGRVRSPRMELAGNDLEEAKAILAKAKATRPRHHERPLAEFAGV, from the coding sequence ATGAATTGGTCTGGCGTGATGCCTGCGATGACAACCGCTTTCAATGCTGACATGAAGGTCGATCTTGACTTTCTGGCGCAACACGCTGCATGGCTACTAGGTAATGGGTGTACTGGCTTGGTAATGTTGGGTTCGCTTGGCGAAGGAGCCACACTGGAGTTTGATGAGAAGGTCGGGATTCTAAAGACGGCTGTGCGTGTTGCAGGCAAGGCCCCAGTCATAGCGGCAGTCTCAGCGTTGTCTACTGACACTGCAGTGAGGCTGGCAAAGGAGGCGGAGCAGATGGGTTGCTCTGGCCTGATGGTTCTGCCGCCCTATGTCTATCCTTCTGACTGGAGGGAGATGAAACATCATATCTCTGCCGTGATTGGCGCGACGAAGCTGGACTGCATGCTCTATAACAATCCGATCGCCTACACGACAGACTTTCTTCCAAAGGAAATCGCCGAGTTGGCTGAGGAGCACAGCAACCTGGAAGCGGTAAAGGAGTCGAGCGCGGATGTACGGCGCATCTCGGCGATCCGAGAAATGTTGGGTGACCGGCTGCGAATCTTCATAGGCGTCGACGATATGTTGGTGGAAGGCGTGCGGGCTGGAGCCGTGGGCTGGGTCGCCGGCCTGGTGAATGCCTTCCCATATGAGTCGGTTAAGCTGTTCGATCTGGCGAAGGCAGGCAAAGACGATGAGGCCTTCGAACTGTGCCAATGGTTCCTGCCGCTGCTGCGGATGGACACCGTACTGAAGTTCGTTCAACTTATCAAGTGGGTGCAGGAGGAAATGGGACGGGGTTTTGGACGCGTGCGCTCTCCACGAATGGAGCTTGCCGGCAACGATCTGGAAGAGGCAAAGGCCATCCTGGCAAAGGCGAAAGCGACACGGCCTCGGCATCACGAAAGGCCGCTTGCGGAGTTCGCTGGAGTGTAA
- a CDS encoding M14 metallopeptidase family protein: MLGHTPGDDFYLANYEDAVKYFHALASSSDRMKMFTVGKSSQGRDIEVGVISSPQNLARLDEYKKTARQLATSTDLNDEQAHKLARDSKVIVHIDGGLHSSEVAGGQHSIALAYKLLSAKNDPEIDAILDNVILVLWPTLNPDGQDMVVSWYRQNLGTKYEVAPMPSLYQDYVGHDNNRDGFMLNMKEEQVVVRTELEYSPVIFYCQHQTAPFPARIWIPPFADPISSNVSPYVRSWLNVIGTNMAAYLDQHNMPGAIHESRFDNWYGGFTDWAGVFRNEISFFTETALYRYATPRFYTVDEFPKEYQDLRALTMYTTPWEGGWWRLRDAVDYMVAGSMSVLDLAAKNREALLYNRYQAARDNIHRTEPPFAYVISDRQADVPEAGLLAEKMIDNGLDVYQSKSGFRANGIEYPAGSWVIPMDQPYSAMAKELFERQVYPAAATGATAAGAHLPYDITGWTLPLQMGVSVDAVSDPLTQEQRVLLTKIDQVKLPEAQTIGEGSIFAVSHKPNASFQWVNAALAQGGSVAMSSDAIKTSEGMEQGAFVVSGLSRSAVAGLTSKFSIGAVSMPAAPAHAIPIKKARIGLYRPWSPSIDEGWTRWILENYNYDTKSIYNADMRSAGLRNRYDVIIIPDMNRNQLMDGFHKGTIPGQYAGGIEQEGLNNLREFVRAGGTLVAFNQAASSLIPLMSLPVRNVLEGLGSDKFYCAGALLRVETEHPEMPINYGVPASPVVMFERGPAFETLPGFKGAVLAKYPKQTDALESGMILHPEVLQDKDAALELVYGRGRILLFGFKPQHRAQAHGTYRYLFNALYLYDNPPMPSDPPSAKPAPATTTVANSSTIASETSTGRRQGTATAAQP; encoded by the coding sequence TTGCTAGGGCACACACCCGGTGACGATTTCTACCTTGCCAACTACGAGGATGCGGTCAAGTACTTCCACGCTCTGGCTTCCAGCTCCGATCGTATGAAGATGTTTACCGTTGGTAAGAGTTCTCAGGGGCGGGATATTGAGGTTGGCGTGATCTCTTCGCCGCAAAATCTTGCCAGACTGGATGAGTACAAGAAAACGGCTCGCCAGCTGGCAACCTCGACCGATCTGAACGATGAGCAAGCGCATAAACTCGCACGCGACTCGAAGGTGATCGTGCATATCGATGGGGGACTGCACTCCTCCGAGGTCGCTGGTGGACAACACTCGATCGCACTAGCCTACAAGCTTCTCTCTGCCAAGAACGATCCAGAGATAGACGCAATTCTCGATAACGTCATCCTCGTGCTTTGGCCCACGTTGAATCCCGACGGTCAGGACATGGTTGTCTCATGGTATCGGCAGAATCTGGGAACGAAGTATGAGGTCGCTCCCATGCCGTCGCTCTATCAGGACTATGTTGGCCACGACAATAACCGAGACGGATTCATGTTGAATATGAAGGAAGAGCAGGTTGTGGTTCGTACGGAATTGGAGTACAGCCCAGTCATCTTTTACTGCCAACACCAGACAGCGCCGTTTCCGGCACGCATCTGGATTCCCCCGTTTGCCGATCCGATCTCCAGCAATGTGAGCCCGTATGTGCGCAGTTGGTTGAATGTTATCGGGACGAACATGGCGGCTTATCTGGATCAGCACAATATGCCAGGAGCTATCCATGAGTCGCGCTTCGATAACTGGTATGGAGGCTTCACTGACTGGGCCGGTGTCTTCCGTAATGAGATCTCCTTCTTCACAGAGACGGCTCTGTATCGGTATGCGACGCCCCGCTTCTATACGGTAGATGAGTTTCCGAAGGAGTATCAGGATCTGCGAGCTCTGACCATGTATACGACACCCTGGGAGGGCGGATGGTGGCGTTTGCGCGACGCTGTCGACTATATGGTAGCGGGGTCGATGTCTGTGCTCGACTTGGCGGCAAAGAACCGTGAAGCACTGCTCTACAACCGCTATCAGGCGGCTCGGGACAATATTCATCGCACGGAGCCGCCGTTTGCTTATGTTATTAGCGATCGCCAGGCGGATGTTCCGGAAGCTGGGCTGTTAGCGGAGAAGATGATCGACAACGGCCTAGATGTCTATCAGTCGAAGTCTGGTTTCCGTGCAAATGGAATTGAATACCCTGCGGGTTCCTGGGTGATTCCGATGGATCAGCCATACTCTGCCATGGCGAAGGAGTTGTTTGAACGGCAGGTATATCCAGCTGCTGCCACTGGAGCGACGGCCGCCGGAGCCCATCTGCCTTATGACATTACCGGGTGGACGCTGCCGCTGCAAATGGGGGTATCAGTCGATGCTGTCTCCGATCCTCTTACACAGGAACAGCGAGTGCTTTTGACCAAGATCGATCAGGTCAAGTTGCCGGAGGCTCAGACGATCGGCGAGGGTTCGATCTTCGCCGTTAGCCACAAGCCGAACGCCTCGTTTCAGTGGGTGAATGCGGCATTGGCCCAGGGTGGAAGCGTGGCCATGTCTTCGGACGCAATCAAGACCTCGGAGGGAATGGAGCAGGGCGCATTTGTTGTCAGCGGACTCAGCCGCTCGGCTGTTGCTGGGCTCACGTCCAAGTTCTCCATCGGAGCAGTGTCGATGCCCGCAGCGCCAGCTCATGCTATCCCGATTAAGAAAGCGAGGATAGGTCTCTATCGTCCGTGGAGCCCCTCTATAGACGAAGGATGGACGCGCTGGATTCTAGAAAACTACAACTACGACACGAAGAGCATCTATAACGCCGACATGCGGTCAGCCGGGCTGCGCAACCGATATGACGTCATCATCATACCGGATATGAACAGAAACCAGTTGATGGACGGCTTTCATAAAGGGACGATTCCGGGCCAGTATGCTGGCGGCATCGAACAGGAGGGGCTGAATAACCTGAGGGAGTTCGTTCGGGCTGGGGGGACGCTGGTTGCCTTCAATCAAGCGGCTTCAAGCCTGATTCCATTGATGTCTCTGCCCGTTCGCAACGTCCTCGAAGGCCTTGGGAGCGACAAGTTCTATTGCGCCGGAGCACTGCTGCGTGTGGAGACGGAGCATCCCGAGATGCCGATTAACTACGGCGTTCCAGCTTCGCCTGTCGTCATGTTTGAAAGGGGGCCCGCGTTCGAGACGCTGCCTGGCTTCAAGGGCGCCGTGTTGGCGAAGTATCCCAAGCAAACCGACGCACTGGAGAGCGGCATGATTCTGCATCCCGAGGTGCTCCAGGATAAGGACGCTGCTCTGGAGCTTGTCTACGGACGAGGACGCATCCTGCTCTTCGGTTTCAAACCGCAGCATCGGGCGCAAGCGCATGGCACGTATCGGTATCTATTCAACGCATTGTACCTCTATGACAATCCGCCGATGCCGTCGGACCCGCCCTCCGCAAAGCCGGCACCGGCGACAACGACTGTAGCTAACTCTTCGACAATCGCATCGGAGACCTCGACGGGCAGAAGGCAAGGCACCGCTACCGCCGCCCAACCTTAA
- a CDS encoding DUF5110 domain-containing protein, giving the protein MPVFVRAGTVLPTGPVKQYTYEPTTEPVKLTIYPGANGQFAFYDDDGLTFAYEHGNFSIVEFDWNDESKVLSLTHREPLHAQTKEFVVEVVGEVPQRISLRSMSKKVKF; this is encoded by the coding sequence ATGCCGGTCTTTGTGCGCGCCGGAACCGTTCTACCCACCGGCCCAGTAAAGCAATACACCTATGAACCCACGACAGAACCGGTCAAACTAACCATATATCCGGGTGCGAACGGCCAATTTGCGTTTTACGATGACGATGGTCTTACCTTCGCCTATGAACACGGAAATTTCTCAATTGTTGAGTTCGACTGGAACGATGAATCGAAGGTGCTGAGTCTCACGCATAGAGAACCTTTGCATGCTCAGACGAAGGAATTCGTCGTAGAGGTCGTAGGGGAAGTGCCGCAAAGGATCAGCCTACGAAGCATGTCGAAGAAGGTGAAGTTCTGA
- a CDS encoding APC family permease → MESGATAAPSTTVEQQEFRKALSLFDSVMVVAGVMVGSGIFIVSAEIARQVGSAGWLLVVWSITGLLTVAGALSFGELAAMMPTAGGMYIYLREAFSPILGFLYGWTLLTVIQTGTIAAVSIAFARFAGALFPGISEDRYIIAPINILSGYALSLSTAQALGLVIIVVVTAINCRGVEWGKLVQNIFTVAKLTGVVALLAIGAFTFLRNPSVFHTNFTNMWHPVNVTRIANVDATTAFGMLVALCVSQTGSLFSADSWHDITFIAGEVRNPQRNLPLALGLGTSMVIALYLLCNLSYLAVISVSAIQTAPGDRVATLAVNTVLPGIGTLAMAILIMVSTFGTVNALTLAGGRACYAMAQDGLFFRRASVLNRARVPGWALVLQCIWSLVLVLPRTHNAVTNTYGNLYSNLLDYVISAALIFYILTVAGIFRLRSKRPNASRPYRCWGYPWLPALYMAGATIILVILFAFRIATTWPGLIIVLSGVPIYFLLRRRNGAEA, encoded by the coding sequence ATGGAAAGCGGAGCAACGGCGGCTCCTTCAACCACGGTTGAACAACAGGAGTTTCGCAAGGCCCTCAGTCTTTTCGACTCCGTTATGGTGGTTGCCGGCGTGATGGTCGGCTCTGGAATCTTCATTGTCAGCGCTGAGATTGCACGCCAGGTCGGCTCTGCCGGCTGGCTCCTTGTTGTGTGGAGCATCACCGGCTTGCTCACAGTCGCCGGAGCGCTCAGCTTTGGAGAACTCGCCGCCATGATGCCTACAGCCGGCGGTATGTACATCTACCTGCGTGAGGCCTTCTCGCCGATTCTTGGTTTTCTGTACGGCTGGACGTTATTGACCGTCATCCAGACCGGAACAATTGCGGCTGTTTCTATCGCTTTCGCCCGCTTCGCCGGGGCGCTCTTTCCCGGTATCAGCGAAGACCGCTATATTATCGCTCCCATCAACATTCTTTCTGGCTATGCACTGTCGCTATCCACTGCGCAGGCGCTCGGCCTCGTTATCATAGTCGTCGTCACTGCCATCAACTGCCGCGGCGTCGAGTGGGGCAAGCTGGTTCAGAACATCTTCACCGTTGCCAAGCTGACGGGAGTGGTAGCACTGCTCGCCATCGGAGCCTTCACCTTCCTCCGTAATCCCTCGGTTTTCCATACAAACTTTACCAATATGTGGCATCCGGTGAACGTCACGCGCATCGCTAACGTCGACGCTACTACGGCCTTCGGCATGTTGGTCGCACTGTGTGTCTCTCAAACCGGGTCACTCTTCTCCGCGGACTCCTGGCACGACATTACATTTATCGCAGGCGAAGTCCGCAACCCTCAACGCAATCTTCCCCTTGCGCTTGGACTAGGCACCTCAATGGTCATCGCACTCTATCTGCTCTGCAATCTCAGCTATCTTGCGGTCATATCTGTGTCCGCGATCCAAACCGCGCCCGGAGATCGTGTCGCTACACTTGCTGTAAACACGGTGCTCCCTGGGATTGGCACGCTGGCCATGGCGATTCTTATCATGGTCTCCACGTTCGGTACTGTGAATGCTCTCACCCTCGCTGGAGGCCGCGCCTGCTACGCCATGGCGCAAGACGGACTCTTCTTTCGTCGTGCAAGTGTCCTGAACCGCGCCAGGGTGCCCGGATGGGCGCTCGTGCTCCAATGCATATGGTCTCTTGTGCTGGTGCTGCCACGCACACACAATGCTGTCACAAATACCTACGGCAATCTCTACAGCAACCTGCTCGACTACGTCATCTCCGCAGCGCTGATCTTCTACATTCTCACAGTAGCGGGAATCTTCCGCCTGCGCAGTAAGCGGCCCAACGCATCGCGGCCCTATCGCTGCTGGGGATACCCCTGGCTTCCCGCACTCTACATGGCAGGGGCCACAATCATTCTTGTCATCCTCTTCGCCTTTCGCATTGCGACCACGTGGCCCGGCCTCATCATCGTTCTCAGCGGTGTCCCGATTTACTTTCTGCTGCGACGGCGAAACGGAGCAGAGGCATAG
- a CDS encoding TolC family protein, with translation MRSDVVQAWIGYKTAKSLSDRYNLHYLEESKQILEIAQFAYEHGGIALIDYLDAVRDSRPVATYALNSYAQTWLAIHQLSFATATQILP, from the coding sequence GTGCGATCGGACGTCGTTCAGGCCTGGATAGGCTACAAAACAGCCAAGAGTCTCTCGGACAGGTACAACCTTCATTACCTCGAGGAGTCCAAACAGATACTCGAGATAGCTCAATTTGCCTACGAACACGGCGGGATCGCTCTTATCGACTACCTCGACGCAGTACGCGACTCTCGACCGGTAGCGACATACGCGCTAAATTCCTACGCTCAGACATGGCTGGCAATCCACCAACTGAGCTTCGCAACCGCCACTCAAATCCTCCCCTAA
- a CDS encoding FAD/NAD(P)-binding oxidoreductase — protein MKEAEVLVVGAGPAGIAAAIAAAEHGLRTIVLDDNPMAGGQIWRAGVRTKNHKRTAKYRALDRLARSGAELLCGYRVFDSGGATAIQAVSDVGREVLVACFQYKQLILATGARERFLPFPGWTLPGVFGAGGLEALVRGGYLIDGKRVVVAGTGPLLLAVAAHLVEFGARVVYVAEQAPIIKLAPFTVSLWKQPAKILQGAHYWASLWRTPYRTGCWPSEALPSKDGKELRAVRLTDGKRTWDEPCDLLACGFHLVPNTELAVLLGCAFQGEFVQVDTQQRTSLPRVFCVGEPTGIAGIDSALVQGEIAGLACAGKSTKHLQQRAEAERAFGQQLAKAFTLRQELRTLATPETVVCRCEDVPMSKLNGLTGWTHAKLQTRCGMGSCQGRICGPALESLFGWKLVSVRPPLFPVPVHALCSTESHKNSGRDA, from the coding sequence GTGAAAGAGGCAGAGGTGCTTGTTGTTGGTGCCGGGCCGGCCGGCATCGCAGCGGCTATCGCAGCGGCAGAGCACGGTCTGCGAACGATCGTGCTGGATGACAATCCGATGGCGGGCGGACAGATTTGGCGCGCCGGGGTTCGTACGAAAAATCACAAGAGGACAGCTAAATATCGCGCCTTGGATCGTCTGGCACGTTCGGGGGCTGAATTGTTATGCGGCTATCGGGTCTTTGACTCTGGGGGCGCCACGGCCATACAAGCCGTTAGCGATGTCGGCAGGGAAGTATTAGTTGCCTGCTTCCAATATAAACAACTCATCCTCGCGACTGGTGCGCGTGAGCGGTTTCTGCCTTTTCCAGGGTGGACACTACCGGGTGTGTTTGGCGCGGGCGGCTTAGAGGCGCTGGTGCGGGGTGGATATTTGATCGATGGCAAGCGAGTAGTTGTAGCAGGGACGGGACCGTTATTGCTGGCAGTTGCTGCACATCTTGTGGAATTTGGAGCCAGGGTTGTGTATGTAGCAGAGCAGGCCCCAATCATAAAACTTGCTCCCTTCACTGTGTCGCTTTGGAAGCAACCTGCGAAGATTCTCCAAGGAGCACACTATTGGGCCTCTCTTTGGAGAACGCCGTATCGTACCGGATGCTGGCCGAGCGAAGCATTGCCGAGCAAGGACGGCAAGGAACTCCGAGCAGTGCGTCTGACCGACGGCAAACGCACATGGGATGAGCCATGCGATCTGCTGGCATGCGGATTTCACCTGGTCCCGAATACGGAGCTTGCTGTCCTGCTGGGGTGTGCATTTCAAGGTGAATTTGTACAAGTGGACACGCAACAGCGCACTTCTTTGCCAAGGGTATTCTGTGTAGGCGAACCGACGGGGATAGCGGGAATAGACTCAGCGCTGGTCCAGGGAGAGATTGCCGGGCTCGCTTGCGCCGGTAAGTCGACAAAGCATCTGCAACAACGTGCGGAGGCTGAGCGCGCGTTCGGCCAGCAGCTTGCAAAGGCATTCACGCTGCGGCAGGAGTTGCGTACGCTTGCGACCCCTGAGACCGTGGTATGCCGATGCGAAGATGTTCCTATGAGTAAGCTCAACGGGCTGACAGGATGGACTCATGCAAAGCTGCAGACGCGTTGTGGCATGGGGTCTTGCCAGGGGCGCATCTGCGGCCCGGCTTTGGAATCGCTATTCGGCTGGAAACTTGTCTCGGTGCGACCACCTTTATTTCCAGTGCCGGTGCATGCGCTATGTTCAACAGAATCTCATAAAAACTCCGGGAGAGATGCATGA